From the genome of Alosa alosa isolate M-15738 ecotype Scorff River chromosome 20, AALO_Geno_1.1, whole genome shotgun sequence, one region includes:
- the LOC125284778 gene encoding transmembrane protein 42, with translation MFPGVFYALLAGFLGAVASSSAKLSLGTDYLKGVCETGLRTWGEQRKFRQENETTACDWLHIPLRLLCGGLLFTCNAVMWTFLAKALRYSSSSTRTTVTTTASNFVSSAFLGQLIFGETHIALWWVGISLTLSGLLVLHRAAPHNPGLTDAKKDE, from the exons ATGTTTCCAGGGGTTTTCTATGCACTGCTGGCGGGTTTCTTGGGAGCCGTAGCCTCCTCGTCTGCGAAACTGTCCCTCGGAACCGATTACCTTAAAGGTGTTTGTGAGACAGGGCTGAGGACATGGGGCGAACAGCGTAAATTTCGACAGGAGAACGAAACTACCGCCTGTGACTGG CTGCACATTCCCTTGAGGTTGCTGTGTGGGGGGCTGCTGTTTACCTGTAATGCTGTGATGTGGACGTTCCTGGCCAAAGCGCTCagatactcctcctcctccactcgaACCACTGTGACCACCACGGCCTCCAACTTCGTCTCCTCA GCATTCCTGGGGCAGCTCATCTTCGGAGAGACCCACATTGCTCTGTGGTGGGTGGGgatctccctcaccctctcggGCCTTCTGGTGCTTCACCGAGCTGCTCCCCACAACCCCGGGCTCACAGACGCCAAGAAGGATGAATAG
- the zdhhc3b gene encoding palmitoyltransferase ZDHHC3, translating into MKSPAHRSRDIERQAGYLRPEHCAPPPQLGPGAGAMWFIRDGCGIVCGVITWMLVLFAEFVVLFVMLMPARSLLYSLVNGVLFNTLAFLALASHFRAMCTDPGAVPKGNATKEFIESLQLKPGQVVYKCPKCCCIKPDRAHHCSVCKRCIRKMDHHCPWVNNCVGENNQKYFVLFTMYIALISLHALIMAAFHFVFCFEEDWNTCSSFSPPATVILLILLCFEALLFLIFTSVMFGTQVHSICTDETGIEQLKKEERRWIKKSKWMNMKVVFGHPFSIGWLSPFSTPDHGKAEPYQYVV; encoded by the exons ATGAAGAGCCCGGCGCACCGCAGCAGGGACATCGAGAGGCAAGCGGGCTACCTGCGTCCGGAACACTGCGCCCCTCCGCCCCAGCTGGGCCCGGGCGCCGGTGCCATGTGGTTCATCCGCGACGGCTGCGGCATCGTGTGCGGAGTCATCACCTGGATGCTGGTGCTGTTCGCCGAGTTTGTGGTGCTCTTCGTCATGCTGATGCCTGCGCGCAGCCTGCTCTACAGCCTTGTGAACGGTGTGCTCTTCAACACCCTCGCCTTCCTCGCCCTCGCCTCCCACTTCAGGGCCATGTGCACAGATCCG GGAGCTGTGCCAAAAGGGAATGCCACCAAAGAGTTCATCGAGAGCCTCCAGCTGAAGCCAGGACAGGTGGTCTACAAGTGCCCCAAGTGCTGCTGCATCAAACCTGACAGAGCGCACCACTGCAG TGTGTGTAAGCGGTGCATCCGGAAGATGGACCACCATTGCCCCTGGGTGAACAACTGTGTGGGGGAGAACAACCAGAAGTATTTTGTGCTCTTCACT ATGTACATTGCACTGATATCGTTGCACGCGCTCATCATGGCGGCCTTCCATTTTGTCTTCTGCTTCGAGGAGGACTGGAACA CGTGCAGTTCCTTCTCGCCTCCGGCCACagtcatcctcctcatcctcctgtgCTTCGAGgcgctcctcttcctcatcttcaccTCTGTGATGTTCGGCACGCAGGTCCACTCCATTTGTACCGATGAGACC GGCATAGAGCAGttgaagaaggaggagagacgATGGATTAAGAAGTCCAAGTGGATGAACATGAAGGTGGTGTTTGGCCACCCTTTCTCCATAGGCTGGCTCAGTCCCTTCTCCACGCCGGACCATGGAAAAGCTGAGCCCTACCAGTACGTAGTCTGA